In Quercus robur chromosome 10, dhQueRobu3.1, whole genome shotgun sequence, a genomic segment contains:
- the LOC126702322 gene encoding uncharacterized protein LOC126702322, whose product MQSLLNIKVFTDFNTGTRRLVVGRGSCGGGLFGESEVGVIRRQHHQWFNSRYSSKNSRILACANNGNGNGPGQTPSSTPSPIPSSSSSSSSSSFFSRSQTYALLKQRLEVAAKSEDYEEAARIRDSLKSFEEEEPVLRLRRLMKEAIAEERFEDAAKFRDELKEIAPHALLKCSSDATTLGIRVQVRSVYIEGRSQPSRGQYFFAYRIRITNNSDRPVQLLRRHWIITDANEKIENVWGIGVIGEQPVILPHTGFEYSSACPLSTPNGRMEGDFEMKHIDRVGSQSFNVAIAPFSLSILGDDTDSL is encoded by the exons ATGCAATCTTTATTAAACATTAAGGTTTTCACTGATTTTAATACTGGTACGAGGCGGTTGGTTGTTGGCCGAGGAAGCTGTGGAGGAGGGTTGTTCGGAGAATCCGAGGTCGGAGTAATAAGGAGACAACACCACCAATGGTTCAATTCCAGATATTCATCCAAGAATTCTAGAATTTTAGCTTGTGCTAATAATGGTAATGGTAATGGGCCGGGTCAGACTCCGAGTTCAACTCCGAGTCCGATTCCGAGTTCCAGTTCCAGTTCCAGTTCTAGTTCGTTCTTTTCTCGTAGCCAAACCTATGCTTTGTTAAAGCAGCGATTGGAGGTTGCCGCCAAATCCGAG GATTATGAAGAAGCTGCAAGGATACGTGATTCGTTGAAATCATTCGAGGAAGAAGAGCCGGTTTTACGTCTAAGGAGATTGATGAAGGAGGCAATTGCTGAGGAGAGGTTTGAG GATGCAGCTAAATTTCGTGATGAGCTAAAGGAAATTGCACCACACGCTCTTTTAAAATGTTCAAGTGATGCAACAACCTTG gGGATCAGGGTTCAAGTCAGGAGTGTTTACATAGAGGGCCGTAGTCAACCTTCAAGGGGCCAATACTTCTTTGCATATAGAATAAGAATTACCAATAATTCAGACCGCCCCGTTCAACTTCTCAGAAGACATTGGATTATTACTGATGCCAATGAAAAAATTGAGAATGTCTG GGGGATAGGAGTTATTGGAGAACAGCCTGTTATACTTCCTCATACTGGTTTTGAATACTCATCTGCATGCCCATTAAGCACTCCCAATGGCAGAATG GAAGGTGACTTTGAGATGAAACACATTGATAGAGTAGGCTCTCAGTCTTTTAATGTGGCCATTGccccattttctctctcaataCTAGGAGATGACACTGATAGTTTATGA